From the genome of Gemmatimonas phototrophica, one region includes:
- a CDS encoding hybrid sensor histidine kinase/response regulator transcription factor — protein sequence MQVRGTGVLAALWLVISGSAVGGQGGPTADSVVPVAVPLMVHRVVSGESVVLLSDNRVTLTPTQRSVEIAYAPLAAADTVPARFRYRLAGYDDEWVNVGARRSAYYTKLPPGSYRFVVQVTGPHGEWSPPGAELLVEVTPRWWEGTLFRVAVLLCCLAVGLLLVFRRVRVQRTQTQELESAMADRSGTLAAREQELARQNHLLAAQARQLQALDTAKTRFFANVSHELRTPLTLTIGPLEDLQARGGRDPQEDRWVDIALRNSRRLLRLVNQILDVAKLEAGQMELRPRPLDLSLFVRGIIGAFASVAERKHIALMLDAPPVLKGLFDADAIEKVLTNLLSNAVKFTPDGGTVRLKVERSIRDEAPAVTMRVIDTGPGIPSAQLAHVFERFYQVDETDARLQAGTGIGLALVKELVELHGGSITADSDPRGTMFTVEIPYGAVEEASAREPRPDQVTGPSRIPLRPTLEQPIAFEADEGQDEAHDVPTMLVVDDSDDLRAYIRDHFQRHYRILEARDGAEGIAVARRELPDIVVSDVMMPGTDGFTLVRTLRESPETEFLAIVLLTAQAEDEQKITGLKTGADEYLVKPFDMRELDLRVRNLIAARRRWQERVPRQGGSGAELASGIVEAVAATIAPTRYDTPVSEPVAVMTQVDLQFRERVLAVIDGRLSDPEFGVAELADAVAQDRSHLFRRVKHVFGTPPSNVLRERRLDVGARLLVSETGTVADVAYAVGFNSVSYFCQCFQQQFGETPATYRSRQVEARG from the coding sequence ATGCAGGTACGGGGGACCGGCGTGCTGGCGGCGCTCTGGCTGGTTATCAGTGGGTCGGCAGTTGGGGGGCAAGGCGGGCCGACCGCAGACAGCGTGGTGCCGGTGGCCGTCCCCCTCATGGTCCACCGTGTGGTGTCGGGCGAGTCGGTCGTGCTGTTGTCCGACAACCGCGTCACGCTCACGCCGACTCAGCGCAGCGTGGAGATTGCGTATGCGCCCCTCGCCGCGGCCGACACCGTTCCGGCCCGCTTCCGGTATCGACTGGCCGGTTACGACGACGAGTGGGTGAATGTGGGCGCGCGTCGCAGCGCGTATTACACCAAGCTCCCTCCGGGGAGCTATCGCTTTGTCGTACAGGTCACCGGCCCGCATGGGGAATGGTCGCCGCCGGGCGCCGAGCTGCTGGTGGAGGTGACACCGCGGTGGTGGGAAGGCACGCTCTTCCGGGTGGCGGTGCTGTTGTGTTGTCTGGCCGTAGGGTTGCTGCTGGTGTTCCGTCGAGTGCGCGTGCAGCGCACACAGACGCAGGAACTCGAAAGTGCGATGGCCGACCGGAGTGGCACGCTGGCGGCACGCGAGCAGGAGCTGGCGCGCCAGAACCATCTGCTGGCGGCACAGGCGCGGCAGTTGCAGGCACTCGATACGGCCAAGACACGTTTCTTTGCCAACGTGTCGCATGAATTACGCACGCCCCTCACGCTCACCATTGGTCCGCTGGAAGATCTGCAGGCGCGCGGCGGGCGCGACCCGCAGGAAGACCGGTGGGTGGATATTGCGTTGCGCAATTCCCGCCGGCTGCTGCGCCTGGTCAATCAGATTCTGGATGTGGCCAAGCTGGAAGCCGGACAGATGGAGCTTCGCCCGCGCCCTCTGGATCTCTCGCTGTTCGTGCGCGGGATCATTGGCGCCTTTGCATCGGTGGCGGAACGCAAGCATATCGCGCTGATGCTCGATGCTCCGCCGGTGCTCAAGGGGCTGTTCGATGCCGACGCCATTGAAAAGGTGCTGACAAATCTGCTGTCAAACGCCGTGAAGTTCACCCCGGACGGCGGGACGGTCCGCCTCAAGGTGGAGCGATCGATACGGGATGAAGCCCCGGCGGTCACCATGCGCGTCATCGACACCGGGCCGGGGATTCCGTCCGCGCAGCTGGCGCATGTGTTCGAGCGCTTTTACCAGGTGGATGAAACCGATGCGCGGCTGCAGGCCGGAACGGGTATTGGCCTGGCACTGGTGAAGGAGCTGGTGGAGTTGCATGGCGGGTCCATCACCGCCGACAGTGACCCGCGGGGGACGATGTTCACGGTGGAGATTCCGTACGGGGCGGTGGAAGAGGCCTCGGCGCGCGAGCCCCGCCCTGATCAGGTGACCGGTCCCAGCCGTATCCCGTTGCGCCCCACGCTCGAACAGCCGATTGCCTTTGAGGCCGACGAGGGGCAGGACGAGGCCCACGACGTGCCCACCATGCTGGTGGTGGATGACAGCGATGATCTCCGGGCCTACATCCGCGATCATTTCCAGCGGCACTACCGCATTCTGGAAGCTCGCGACGGGGCAGAGGGGATTGCCGTGGCGCGGCGGGAGCTGCCGGACATTGTCGTGTCGGACGTGATGATGCCCGGCACGGACGGCTTCACACTGGTGCGGACGCTGCGAGAGAGTCCGGAAACCGAGTTCCTGGCGATTGTCCTGCTCACGGCGCAGGCTGAGGATGAACAGAAGATCACTGGCCTCAAGACCGGCGCGGACGAATATCTGGTGAAGCCGTTTGACATGCGGGAACTGGACCTGCGGGTACGGAACCTCATTGCGGCGCGGCGGCGGTGGCAGGAGCGGGTGCCACGGCAGGGTGGGAGCGGGGCGGAGCTCGCTTCCGGGATTGTGGAGGCGGTGGCCGCCACGATTGCACCTACGCGGTACGACACCCCGGTGTCGGAGCCCGTTGCGGTCATGACGCAGGTGGATCTGCAGTTCCGGGAGCGGGTGTTGGCCGTAATCGACGGGCGGTTGTCGGATCCGGAATTTGGGGTGGCGGAGTTGGCCGACGCGGTGGCGCAGGATCGGTCGCACCTGTTCCGGCGGGTCAAGCATGTGTTTGGCACGCCGCCGTCCAACGTGCTGCGTGAGCGGCGG
- a CDS encoding ferritin, with the protein MLISPVLAAAINTQIGHEFSASLQYYAIATHFHRAHLLQLATLFFKQADEEREHAVKLLKYVVDTGGELRLPATKEPVHTFPSSEAAVEAALTWELEVTGQIKGLMDLAASEGDYLAQNFLQWFVDEQLEEVMKMQRLLGVVRMAGEKHLLSVEAYLVHGA; encoded by the coding sequence ATGTTGATCAGTCCTGTCCTCGCTGCCGCCATCAATACGCAGATCGGGCACGAGTTTTCGGCGAGCCTGCAGTACTACGCCATTGCCACGCACTTTCACCGCGCGCATCTGCTGCAGTTGGCCACGTTGTTCTTCAAGCAGGCCGACGAGGAGCGCGAGCATGCCGTGAAGCTGCTCAAGTACGTGGTGGATACCGGTGGGGAGTTGCGGTTGCCGGCCACGAAGGAGCCGGTGCACACCTTTCCCAGCAGTGAAGCCGCCGTGGAAGCCGCGCTCACATGGGAGCTCGAGGTGACGGGGCAAATCAAGGGGTTGATGGATCTGGCGGCGAGCGAAGGCGATTATCTCGCGCAGAACTTCCTGCAGTGGTTTGTGGACGAACAGCTGGAAGAGGTGATGAAGATGCAGCGCCTGCTGGGCGTGGTCCGCATGGCTGGCGAGAAGCATTTGCTGAGCGTGGAAGCGTATCTGGTGCACGGCGCCTGA